One stretch of Halobaculum marinum DNA includes these proteins:
- a CDS encoding DNA topoisomerase IV subunit A, whose translation MSADTPESDTRLNEEKAREQLIELAAEFYDQFDHGDIPEMTLPTRTKSNIVFDEEAGVWVYGDRTSTRSANSVRGARKLLKAVYAVEFLAQQLDENRSSTLRELYYLSESWDSEEAQFNTQDESNQLIEDLEIVSGVTREDFHMRPEESGAKVMGPLKIREQTRRGDRDIHCQEDVGQGGYQIPNNPDTIEFLDNDAEFVLCVETGGMRDRLVENGFDVDYDSIVVHLGGQPARATRRLTKRLHDELDLPVVVFCDGDPWSYRIFGSVAYGSIKSAHLSEYLATPEAKYVGIRPQDIVDYDLPTDPLSDSDVNALESELEDPRFQTDFWEEQIELQLDIEKKAEQQALAAQGLDFVTDTYLPERLEDMGIV comes from the coding sequence ATGAGCGCAGACACACCCGAATCCGACACCCGACTGAACGAGGAGAAGGCCCGCGAACAGCTGATCGAACTCGCGGCAGAGTTCTACGACCAGTTCGACCACGGCGACATCCCCGAGATGACGCTGCCCACGCGGACGAAGAGCAACATCGTCTTCGACGAGGAGGCGGGCGTGTGGGTGTACGGCGACCGCACCTCCACCCGCTCGGCCAACTCCGTCCGGGGCGCGCGCAAGCTCCTGAAGGCGGTGTACGCCGTCGAGTTCCTCGCCCAGCAACTCGACGAGAATCGCTCGTCCACCCTGCGTGAGCTGTACTACCTCAGCGAGTCGTGGGACTCCGAGGAGGCGCAGTTCAACACCCAAGACGAGTCGAACCAGCTCATCGAGGACTTGGAGATCGTCTCGGGCGTCACCCGCGAGGACTTCCACATGCGCCCGGAGGAGTCGGGCGCGAAGGTGATGGGGCCGCTGAAGATCCGCGAGCAGACCCGCCGCGGCGACCGCGACATCCACTGCCAGGAGGACGTCGGGCAGGGGGGCTACCAGATTCCGAACAACCCCGACACGATCGAGTTCCTCGACAACGACGCCGAGTTCGTCCTCTGCGTGGAGACCGGTGGTATGCGCGACCGTCTCGTGGAGAACGGCTTCGACGTCGACTACGACTCCATCGTCGTCCACCTCGGCGGTCAGCCCGCCCGCGCGACGCGGCGCCTCACGAAGCGCCTGCACGACGAACTCGACCTGCCGGTCGTGGTCTTCTGTGACGGCGACCCCTGGTCGTACCGCATCTTCGGCTCCGTCGCCTACGGGTCGATCAAGTCCGCGCACCTCTCGGAGTATCTCGCGACGCCGGAGGCGAAGTACGTCGGCATCCGCCCGCAGGACATCGTCGACTACGACCTGCCGACGGACCCGCTGTCGGACTCCGACGTGAACGCCCTAGAGTCGGAACTGGAGGACCCGCGCTTCCAGACCGACTTCTGGGAGGAGCAGATCGAACTCCAACTCGACATCGAGAAGAAGGCAGAACAGCAGGCACTCGCGGCGCAGGGCCTCGACTTCGTGACCGACACCTACCTCCCCGAGCGCCTCGAGGACATGGGCATCGTCTAA